In one window of Desulfomicrobium macestii DNA:
- a CDS encoding CBS domain-containing protein has product MKDHCDALDLTEDDVINAMRSMQGYIDITPGDFREIYSLAYDLALKRVRSLGKAEDVMTSPVHCLNREMSVSEAGSFMALHGISGAPVVDEQGIICGVVSEKDFLRKMGLPGTASFMAVVSRCMTIYGCLVSDLGGLSVRELMNCPPIVATKETTLAEISELFSKHSINRVPICDAIGLPIGIVTRTNLVGSLCEVR; this is encoded by the coding sequence ATGAAGGATCATTGTGACGCTTTGGATTTGACTGAAGATGATGTCATTAATGCCATGCGTTCCATGCAGGGATATATTGATATTACGCCTGGGGATTTTCGAGAAATTTATTCACTTGCTTATGATTTGGCATTGAAGAGAGTTCGTTCACTTGGAAAAGCAGAAGATGTGATGACGTCTCCAGTGCATTGTCTTAACCGTGAAATGAGCGTTTCTGAAGCTGGGTCATTTATGGCTTTGCACGGCATCAGCGGTGCTCCGGTTGTCGACGAGCAGGGGATAATCTGTGGGGTTGTTTCGGAGAAGGATTTTCTCAGAAAAATGGGGTTGCCAGGAACTGCCTCATTCATGGCTGTTGTGTCGCGATGCATGACTATTTACGGATGCCTGGTTTCTGATCTGGGAGGATTGAGTGTTCGAGAACTTATGAATTGTCCACCGATTGTCGCGACCAAGGAAACGACTTTGGCGGAAATTTCAGAACTTTTTTCTAAACACTCCATCAACCGTGTGCCAATCTGTGATGCTATCGGACTTCCAATTGGGATTGTTACGAGGACCAACCTCGTAGGTTCCTTGTGTGAGGTGAGGTAA
- a CDS encoding ABC transporter ATP-binding protein: MPGILIEDVRKRYGQGDAAVDALKGVDMVVGPGEVVGLIGPSGSGKSTLLKCLGAVIEPSGGRMTLGDDVIFDQVWKISDLRALRRDKIGFIFQAPYLIPFLDVTDNVALLPMLSGLPNSKARALAQEFLEALDVGHRAGAMPSQLSGGEQQRVSIARALVNRPPVILADEPTAPLDSERAMAVIRILNQMAKQFETAIIVVTHDEKIIPTFKRLYQIRDGRTEEQAGEGRAID; the protein is encoded by the coding sequence ATGCCTGGAATACTCATTGAAGACGTGCGCAAGCGCTATGGGCAAGGTGACGCTGCGGTGGACGCCCTGAAGGGGGTGGACATGGTCGTGGGGCCGGGAGAAGTGGTCGGTCTCATCGGCCCTTCCGGTTCAGGCAAGAGCACGCTGCTCAAGTGCCTTGGAGCGGTCATCGAGCCGAGCGGCGGGAGGATGACGCTTGGGGATGACGTTATTTTCGATCAGGTCTGGAAGATTTCCGATTTGCGGGCGCTCAGACGTGACAAGATCGGATTTATCTTTCAAGCGCCCTATCTCATTCCTTTTTTGGACGTTACGGACAACGTGGCCTTGCTGCCGATGCTGTCCGGTCTTCCTAACTCTAAGGCCAGAGCCTTGGCCCAGGAATTTCTCGAAGCTCTCGACGTCGGGCACAGGGCGGGGGCCATGCCTTCCCAGCTTTCGGGAGGGGAGCAGCAGCGTGTGTCCATTGCCCGCGCCCTCGTCAATCGGCCGCCTGTCATTCTGGCCGACGAACCGACCGCACCCCTGGACAGCGAACGAGCCATGGCCGTGATCCGGATTCTGAACCAGATGGCCAAACAGTTTGAAACCGCGATTATTGTCGTGACCCACGATGAGAAAATCATTCCGACTTTCAAGCGATTGTACCAAATACGAGATGGGCGAACTGAGGAGCAGGCAGGCGAGGGCAGGGCAATAGATTAA
- a CDS encoding ABC transporter permease, whose amino-acid sequence MISLAGRDILHSWGKFVFTGVGLGLLIGVTLSMAGIYRGMVEDAKVLLDNSGADLWVVQQDTLGPYAESSTIPDDVYRSILGMEGVERVSNVTYLTMQVRHDGGDVRAMVVGVVPGGPGEPGQPIFLVAGRHITRSHYEAVADVKTGFRLGQEIVIRRNVYTVVGLTRRTVSSGGDPMVFIPLKDAQEAQFLKDNDAIVRSRQRAAQNPAFNRPIPGLLDAVIASQSTNSNVNAVLVSLAPGHVPNEVAKSIQRWSRYQVYTRAQMEEILIEKLVATSARQIGMFLVILSVVSAAIVAFIIYTLTMGKIREIAVLKLIGTRNRTIASMILQQALGLGLIGFVVGKISATLWAPIFPKYVLLLPEDAVRGLIAVMVICSLASVMAIRAALKVDPAEAIGG is encoded by the coding sequence GCGACATCCTGCATTCCTGGGGAAAGTTCGTCTTCACCGGGGTCGGGCTGGGCCTGCTCATCGGGGTGACGCTTTCCATGGCCGGGATCTATCGCGGCATGGTCGAGGACGCCAAGGTTCTCCTGGACAACAGCGGGGCGGATTTGTGGGTCGTGCAGCAGGATACCCTGGGCCCTTACGCCGAATCTTCGACCATTCCCGACGACGTCTATCGCTCGATTCTCGGTATGGAGGGAGTGGAGCGGGTTTCGAATGTTACCTACTTGACCATGCAGGTCCGGCACGACGGCGGCGACGTGCGGGCCATGGTTGTCGGAGTGGTTCCGGGAGGGCCGGGAGAGCCCGGACAGCCCATTTTTCTGGTGGCCGGGCGACACATCACCCGCAGTCATTACGAGGCCGTGGCCGATGTCAAAACCGGCTTCAGGCTCGGGCAAGAGATTGTCATCCGCAGAAATGTCTACACGGTGGTCGGGCTGACCCGGCGGACGGTTTCCTCGGGCGGCGACCCCATGGTCTTCATTCCGCTCAAGGACGCCCAAGAGGCGCAGTTCTTGAAAGATAACGACGCCATCGTCCGTTCCCGCCAGCGGGCAGCGCAGAATCCGGCATTCAACCGGCCGATTCCGGGCCTTCTCGATGCCGTCATCGCGTCCCAATCCACCAATTCCAACGTCAACGCCGTGCTGGTCAGCCTCGCTCCCGGTCATGTGCCGAATGAAGTGGCGAAATCCATTCAGCGCTGGAGCAGGTACCAAGTCTATACGCGGGCGCAGATGGAGGAAATCCTGATCGAAAAGCTCGTGGCCACGTCGGCCCGTCAGATCGGCATGTTTTTGGTCATTCTGTCCGTGGTCAGTGCGGCCATCGTCGCCTTCATCATTTATACGCTGACCATGGGTAAGATCCGGGAGATCGCGGTTCTGAAGCTTATCGGCACGCGGAACAGGACCATTGCCTCGATGATCCTGCAACAGGCGCTGGGGCTCGGGCTGATCGGCTTCGTGGTCGGCAAGATCTCGGCCACGCTGTGGGCCCCTATTTTTCCGAAATACGTTCTGCTCCTGCCCGAAGATGCGGTGCGCGGGCTGATCGCCGTCATGGTCATTTGTTCACTGGCCAGCGTCATGGCGATCAGGGCGGCCCTCAAGGTCGATCCGGCCGAAGCCATTGGAGGGTGA